In Stomoxys calcitrans chromosome 2, idStoCalc2.1, whole genome shotgun sequence, the following proteins share a genomic window:
- the LOC106082188 gene encoding BTB/POZ domain-containing protein 6-B isoform X3 — MAQWPMIMGKRNQEAMSQMNAWINVETLNNGNGMLLSPPHNNSGHQQQQQQQHQPQQSTRGSGGGGGGGSGGLSSAAAAATGGGGLPTAGGNERNVSGSVAAASSGENNIQITQPISAPSSPLASPGAISPSSFCLPSSSAGSTMGAATNGSGSYVCPNGVSPSSLSYANLGASNSNDTADPNWQATKATVLERNAAMFNNELMSDVRFVVGGDFVDAVQTIPAHKYILATGSSVFYAMFYGGLAENKNEIKVPDVEPSAFLTLLRYLYCDEIQLEPDNILATLYAAKKYIVPHLARACVNYLEVKLTAKNACLLLSQSRLFEEPELMQRCWEVIDAQAEMAIKSEDFVDIDLKTFESILWRETLNCKEIHLFEAGLNWAQNCCQKMSIECNPQNMRKVLGQALHLIRIPTMSLDEFANGVAQTGILTSQETIDMFLHFTAKIKPSLNYPTKPRAGLKTQVCHRFQSCAYRSNQWRYRGRCDSIQFSVDRRIFIVGFGLYGSSTGAATYNVKIELKRLGRTLAENDTKFFSDGSSNTFHVFFENPIQIEPECYYTASVILDGIELSFFGQEGMSEVCMGNVTFQFQCSSESTNGTGVQGGQIPELIFYGPTAVTSPMQSMCASPIGELEAAAAGLLITGNSGANGGRGETGGGGGGGNSGQSRSNRNSSELTANCDEILGASSSAEGGPSTN, encoded by the exons TGGAAACTTTGAATAATGGCAATGGTATGTTGCTCTCCCCACCACATAATAATTCAGgccatcagcagcagcaacaacagcaacatcaacCACAACAATCAACACGTGGTAGtggtggcggcggcggcggcggcagcGGTGGACTATCATCGGCAGCCGCAGCTGCAACCGGTGGTGGTGGCTTGCCCACAGCTGGCGGAAATGAGAGAAATGTTAGTGGCTCAGTTGCTGCTGCCTCATCTGGGGAAAATAATATACAAATAACACAACCGATAAGTGCACCCTCATCGCCTTTGGCCTCGCCGGGAGCCATTAGTCCCTCATCATTTTGTCTGCCATCAAGTTCCGCGGGATCTACAATGGGGGCTGCCACAAATGGCAGTGGCTCATATGTCTGTCCAAATGGCGTTAGCCCAAGCAGTTTATCATATGCAAATTTGGGAGCCTCCAATTCAAATGATACAGCCGATCCCAATTGGCAGGCCACAAAGGCCACAGTGTTGGAACGCAATGCGGCCATGTTTAACAATGAACTGATGTCGGATGTACGTTTTGTGGTGGGTGGTGATTTTG TAGATGCTGTTCAAACTATACCAGCTCATAAATACATTTTGGCTACAGGCAGTTCGGTATTTTATGCAATGTTCTATGGAGGTTTGGccgaaaataaaaatgaaattaaagtgCCTGATGTGGAACCATCGGCCTTTCTCACCCTATTAAG ATATTTATATTGCGATGAAATACAATTGGAACCTGATAACATTTTAGCCACTCTATATGCCGCCAAAAAGTATATAGTTCCCCATTTGGCCCGAGCCTGTGTCAACTATTTAGAGGTTAAGTTAACGGCAAAAAACGCCTGTCTACTTCTCAGTCAATCACGTCTTTTCGAAGAGCCCGAACTGATGCAACGTTGCTGGGAAGTTATCGATGCTCAGGCCGAGATGGCCATTAAATCCGAGGACTTTGTCGACATCGACCTCAAGACATTCGAATCGATTTTATGGCGCGAAACTCTGAACTGCAAAGAGATTCACTTGTTCGAGGCTGGCCTAAATTGGGCTCAAAACTGTTGCCAAAAGATGTCTATTGAGTGCAATCCGCAAAATATGCGTAAAGTTTTGGGACAGGCACTGCATTTAATACGCATTCCCACCATGTCATTGGACGAGTTTGCCAATGGTGTGGCCCAGACGGGCATTTTAACCTCCCAGGAGACAATAGATATGTTTTTGCATTTTACGGCAAAGATCAAGCCATCGCTGAATTATCCCACTAAGCCAAGGGCTGGTCTGAAGACGCAAGTTTGTCATCGTTTTCAATCGTGCGCCTATCGATCGAATCAATGGCGTTACCGTGGACGTTGTGATAGTATACAATTTTCTGTGGATCGAAG AATCTTCATTGTTGGCTTTGGCCTGTATGGCTCTTCAACTGGTGCTGCAACATACAATGTTAAAATCGAACTCAAACGTTTGGGTCGTACACTGGCCGAAAACGATACCAAATTCTTTTCCGATGGTTCCTCCAACACCTTTCATGTGTTCTTTGAAAATCCTATACAAATTGAACCTGAATGCTATTACACAGCCTCGGTTATATTGGATGGCATAGAATTGTCATTCTTCGGCCAAGAGGGTATGTCCGAAGTATGCATGGGCAATGTAACCTTTCAATTCCAATGCTCATCGGAAAGTACAAATGGTACTGGTGTACAGGGTGGACAAATACCCGAATTGATATTCTATGGACCAACGGCGGTGACATCACCCATGCAATCGATGTGTGCCAGTCCCATAGGAGAATTAGAGGCTGCTGCCGCAGGCCTATTGATAACAGGCAATTCGGGGGCAAATGGTGGACGTGGTGAAacaggtggtggtggtggtggtggaaatTCGGGTCAAAGCCGAAGTAATCGTAATTCTAGTGAACTGACAGCAAATTGTGATGAAATCTTAGGAGCAAGTTCTAGTGCAGAAGGGGGACCTTCTACAAATTAG
- the LOC106082188 gene encoding BTB/POZ domain-containing protein 6-B isoform X5 — METLNNGNGMLLSPPHNNSGHQQQQQQQHQPQQSTRGSGGGGGGGSGGLSSAAAAATGGGGLPTAGGNERNVSGSVAAASSGENNIQITQPISAPSSPLASPGAISPSSFCLPSSSAGSTMGAATNGSGSYVCPNGVSPSSLSYANLGASNSNDTADPNWQATKATVLERNAAMFNNELMSDVRFVVGGDFVDAVQTIPAHKYILATGSSVFYAMFYGGLAENKNEIKVPDVEPSAFLTLLRYLYCDEIQLEPDNILATLYAAKKYIVPHLARACVNYLEVKLTAKNACLLLSQSRLFEEPELMQRCWEVIDAQAEMAIKSEDFVDIDLKTFESILWRETLNCKEIHLFEAGLNWAQNCCQKMSIECNPQNMRKVLGQALHLIRIPTMSLDEFANGVAQTGILTSQETIDMFLHFTAKIKPSLNYPTKPRAGLKTQVCHRFQSCAYRSNQWRYRGRCDSIQFSVDRRIFIVGFGLYGSSTGAATYNVKIELKRLGRTLAENDTKFFSDGSSNTFHVFFENPIQIEPECYYTASVILDGIELSFFGQEGMSEVCMGNVTFQFQCSSESTNGTGVQGGQIPELIFYGPTAVTSPMQSMCASPIGELEAAAAGLLITGNSGANGGRGETGGGGGGGNSGQSRSNRNSSELTANCDEILGASSSAEGGPSTN, encoded by the exons TGGAAACTTTGAATAATGGCAATGGTATGTTGCTCTCCCCACCACATAATAATTCAGgccatcagcagcagcaacaacagcaacatcaacCACAACAATCAACACGTGGTAGtggtggcggcggcggcggcggcagcGGTGGACTATCATCGGCAGCCGCAGCTGCAACCGGTGGTGGTGGCTTGCCCACAGCTGGCGGAAATGAGAGAAATGTTAGTGGCTCAGTTGCTGCTGCCTCATCTGGGGAAAATAATATACAAATAACACAACCGATAAGTGCACCCTCATCGCCTTTGGCCTCGCCGGGAGCCATTAGTCCCTCATCATTTTGTCTGCCATCAAGTTCCGCGGGATCTACAATGGGGGCTGCCACAAATGGCAGTGGCTCATATGTCTGTCCAAATGGCGTTAGCCCAAGCAGTTTATCATATGCAAATTTGGGAGCCTCCAATTCAAATGATACAGCCGATCCCAATTGGCAGGCCACAAAGGCCACAGTGTTGGAACGCAATGCGGCCATGTTTAACAATGAACTGATGTCGGATGTACGTTTTGTGGTGGGTGGTGATTTTG TAGATGCTGTTCAAACTATACCAGCTCATAAATACATTTTGGCTACAGGCAGTTCGGTATTTTATGCAATGTTCTATGGAGGTTTGGccgaaaataaaaatgaaattaaagtgCCTGATGTGGAACCATCGGCCTTTCTCACCCTATTAAG ATATTTATATTGCGATGAAATACAATTGGAACCTGATAACATTTTAGCCACTCTATATGCCGCCAAAAAGTATATAGTTCCCCATTTGGCCCGAGCCTGTGTCAACTATTTAGAGGTTAAGTTAACGGCAAAAAACGCCTGTCTACTTCTCAGTCAATCACGTCTTTTCGAAGAGCCCGAACTGATGCAACGTTGCTGGGAAGTTATCGATGCTCAGGCCGAGATGGCCATTAAATCCGAGGACTTTGTCGACATCGACCTCAAGACATTCGAATCGATTTTATGGCGCGAAACTCTGAACTGCAAAGAGATTCACTTGTTCGAGGCTGGCCTAAATTGGGCTCAAAACTGTTGCCAAAAGATGTCTATTGAGTGCAATCCGCAAAATATGCGTAAAGTTTTGGGACAGGCACTGCATTTAATACGCATTCCCACCATGTCATTGGACGAGTTTGCCAATGGTGTGGCCCAGACGGGCATTTTAACCTCCCAGGAGACAATAGATATGTTTTTGCATTTTACGGCAAAGATCAAGCCATCGCTGAATTATCCCACTAAGCCAAGGGCTGGTCTGAAGACGCAAGTTTGTCATCGTTTTCAATCGTGCGCCTATCGATCGAATCAATGGCGTTACCGTGGACGTTGTGATAGTATACAATTTTCTGTGGATCGAAG AATCTTCATTGTTGGCTTTGGCCTGTATGGCTCTTCAACTGGTGCTGCAACATACAATGTTAAAATCGAACTCAAACGTTTGGGTCGTACACTGGCCGAAAACGATACCAAATTCTTTTCCGATGGTTCCTCCAACACCTTTCATGTGTTCTTTGAAAATCCTATACAAATTGAACCTGAATGCTATTACACAGCCTCGGTTATATTGGATGGCATAGAATTGTCATTCTTCGGCCAAGAGGGTATGTCCGAAGTATGCATGGGCAATGTAACCTTTCAATTCCAATGCTCATCGGAAAGTACAAATGGTACTGGTGTACAGGGTGGACAAATACCCGAATTGATATTCTATGGACCAACGGCGGTGACATCACCCATGCAATCGATGTGTGCCAGTCCCATAGGAGAATTAGAGGCTGCTGCCGCAGGCCTATTGATAACAGGCAATTCGGGGGCAAATGGTGGACGTGGTGAAacaggtggtggtggtggtggtggaaatTCGGGTCAAAGCCGAAGTAATCGTAATTCTAGTGAACTGACAGCAAATTGTGATGAAATCTTAGGAGCAAGTTCTAGTGCAGAAGGGGGACCTTCTACAAATTAG
- the LOC106082188 gene encoding BTB/POZ domain-containing protein 6-B isoform X4, giving the protein MVLYRFIDILDAIVETLNNGNGMLLSPPHNNSGHQQQQQQQHQPQQSTRGSGGGGGGGSGGLSSAAAAATGGGGLPTAGGNERNVSGSVAAASSGENNIQITQPISAPSSPLASPGAISPSSFCLPSSSAGSTMGAATNGSGSYVCPNGVSPSSLSYANLGASNSNDTADPNWQATKATVLERNAAMFNNELMSDVRFVVGGDFVDAVQTIPAHKYILATGSSVFYAMFYGGLAENKNEIKVPDVEPSAFLTLLRYLYCDEIQLEPDNILATLYAAKKYIVPHLARACVNYLEVKLTAKNACLLLSQSRLFEEPELMQRCWEVIDAQAEMAIKSEDFVDIDLKTFESILWRETLNCKEIHLFEAGLNWAQNCCQKMSIECNPQNMRKVLGQALHLIRIPTMSLDEFANGVAQTGILTSQETIDMFLHFTAKIKPSLNYPTKPRAGLKTQVCHRFQSCAYRSNQWRYRGRCDSIQFSVDRRIFIVGFGLYGSSTGAATYNVKIELKRLGRTLAENDTKFFSDGSSNTFHVFFENPIQIEPECYYTASVILDGIELSFFGQEGMSEVCMGNVTFQFQCSSESTNGTGVQGGQIPELIFYGPTAVTSPMQSMCASPIGELEAAAAGLLITGNSGANGGRGETGGGGGGGNSGQSRSNRNSSELTANCDEILGASSSAEGGPSTN; this is encoded by the exons ATGGTTTTATATCGTTTCATAGATATATTGGATGCAATAG TGGAAACTTTGAATAATGGCAATGGTATGTTGCTCTCCCCACCACATAATAATTCAGgccatcagcagcagcaacaacagcaacatcaacCACAACAATCAACACGTGGTAGtggtggcggcggcggcggcggcagcGGTGGACTATCATCGGCAGCCGCAGCTGCAACCGGTGGTGGTGGCTTGCCCACAGCTGGCGGAAATGAGAGAAATGTTAGTGGCTCAGTTGCTGCTGCCTCATCTGGGGAAAATAATATACAAATAACACAACCGATAAGTGCACCCTCATCGCCTTTGGCCTCGCCGGGAGCCATTAGTCCCTCATCATTTTGTCTGCCATCAAGTTCCGCGGGATCTACAATGGGGGCTGCCACAAATGGCAGTGGCTCATATGTCTGTCCAAATGGCGTTAGCCCAAGCAGTTTATCATATGCAAATTTGGGAGCCTCCAATTCAAATGATACAGCCGATCCCAATTGGCAGGCCACAAAGGCCACAGTGTTGGAACGCAATGCGGCCATGTTTAACAATGAACTGATGTCGGATGTACGTTTTGTGGTGGGTGGTGATTTTG TAGATGCTGTTCAAACTATACCAGCTCATAAATACATTTTGGCTACAGGCAGTTCGGTATTTTATGCAATGTTCTATGGAGGTTTGGccgaaaataaaaatgaaattaaagtgCCTGATGTGGAACCATCGGCCTTTCTCACCCTATTAAG ATATTTATATTGCGATGAAATACAATTGGAACCTGATAACATTTTAGCCACTCTATATGCCGCCAAAAAGTATATAGTTCCCCATTTGGCCCGAGCCTGTGTCAACTATTTAGAGGTTAAGTTAACGGCAAAAAACGCCTGTCTACTTCTCAGTCAATCACGTCTTTTCGAAGAGCCCGAACTGATGCAACGTTGCTGGGAAGTTATCGATGCTCAGGCCGAGATGGCCATTAAATCCGAGGACTTTGTCGACATCGACCTCAAGACATTCGAATCGATTTTATGGCGCGAAACTCTGAACTGCAAAGAGATTCACTTGTTCGAGGCTGGCCTAAATTGGGCTCAAAACTGTTGCCAAAAGATGTCTATTGAGTGCAATCCGCAAAATATGCGTAAAGTTTTGGGACAGGCACTGCATTTAATACGCATTCCCACCATGTCATTGGACGAGTTTGCCAATGGTGTGGCCCAGACGGGCATTTTAACCTCCCAGGAGACAATAGATATGTTTTTGCATTTTACGGCAAAGATCAAGCCATCGCTGAATTATCCCACTAAGCCAAGGGCTGGTCTGAAGACGCAAGTTTGTCATCGTTTTCAATCGTGCGCCTATCGATCGAATCAATGGCGTTACCGTGGACGTTGTGATAGTATACAATTTTCTGTGGATCGAAG AATCTTCATTGTTGGCTTTGGCCTGTATGGCTCTTCAACTGGTGCTGCAACATACAATGTTAAAATCGAACTCAAACGTTTGGGTCGTACACTGGCCGAAAACGATACCAAATTCTTTTCCGATGGTTCCTCCAACACCTTTCATGTGTTCTTTGAAAATCCTATACAAATTGAACCTGAATGCTATTACACAGCCTCGGTTATATTGGATGGCATAGAATTGTCATTCTTCGGCCAAGAGGGTATGTCCGAAGTATGCATGGGCAATGTAACCTTTCAATTCCAATGCTCATCGGAAAGTACAAATGGTACTGGTGTACAGGGTGGACAAATACCCGAATTGATATTCTATGGACCAACGGCGGTGACATCACCCATGCAATCGATGTGTGCCAGTCCCATAGGAGAATTAGAGGCTGCTGCCGCAGGCCTATTGATAACAGGCAATTCGGGGGCAAATGGTGGACGTGGTGAAacaggtggtggtggtggtggtggaaatTCGGGTCAAAGCCGAAGTAATCGTAATTCTAGTGAACTGACAGCAAATTGTGATGAAATCTTAGGAGCAAGTTCTAGTGCAGAAGGGGGACCTTCTACAAATTAG
- the LOC106082188 gene encoding BTB/POZ domain-containing protein 6-B isoform X6 gives MLLSPPHNNSGHQQQQQQQHQPQQSTRGSGGGGGGGSGGLSSAAAAATGGGGLPTAGGNERNVSGSVAAASSGENNIQITQPISAPSSPLASPGAISPSSFCLPSSSAGSTMGAATNGSGSYVCPNGVSPSSLSYANLGASNSNDTADPNWQATKATVLERNAAMFNNELMSDVRFVVGGDFVDAVQTIPAHKYILATGSSVFYAMFYGGLAENKNEIKVPDVEPSAFLTLLRYLYCDEIQLEPDNILATLYAAKKYIVPHLARACVNYLEVKLTAKNACLLLSQSRLFEEPELMQRCWEVIDAQAEMAIKSEDFVDIDLKTFESILWRETLNCKEIHLFEAGLNWAQNCCQKMSIECNPQNMRKVLGQALHLIRIPTMSLDEFANGVAQTGILTSQETIDMFLHFTAKIKPSLNYPTKPRAGLKTQVCHRFQSCAYRSNQWRYRGRCDSIQFSVDRRIFIVGFGLYGSSTGAATYNVKIELKRLGRTLAENDTKFFSDGSSNTFHVFFENPIQIEPECYYTASVILDGIELSFFGQEGMSEVCMGNVTFQFQCSSESTNGTGVQGGQIPELIFYGPTAVTSPMQSMCASPIGELEAAAAGLLITGNSGANGGRGETGGGGGGGNSGQSRSNRNSSELTANCDEILGASSSAEGGPSTN, from the exons ATGTTGCTCTCCCCACCACATAATAATTCAGgccatcagcagcagcaacaacagcaacatcaacCACAACAATCAACACGTGGTAGtggtggcggcggcggcggcggcagcGGTGGACTATCATCGGCAGCCGCAGCTGCAACCGGTGGTGGTGGCTTGCCCACAGCTGGCGGAAATGAGAGAAATGTTAGTGGCTCAGTTGCTGCTGCCTCATCTGGGGAAAATAATATACAAATAACACAACCGATAAGTGCACCCTCATCGCCTTTGGCCTCGCCGGGAGCCATTAGTCCCTCATCATTTTGTCTGCCATCAAGTTCCGCGGGATCTACAATGGGGGCTGCCACAAATGGCAGTGGCTCATATGTCTGTCCAAATGGCGTTAGCCCAAGCAGTTTATCATATGCAAATTTGGGAGCCTCCAATTCAAATGATACAGCCGATCCCAATTGGCAGGCCACAAAGGCCACAGTGTTGGAACGCAATGCGGCCATGTTTAACAATGAACTGATGTCGGATGTACGTTTTGTGGTGGGTGGTGATTTTG TAGATGCTGTTCAAACTATACCAGCTCATAAATACATTTTGGCTACAGGCAGTTCGGTATTTTATGCAATGTTCTATGGAGGTTTGGccgaaaataaaaatgaaattaaagtgCCTGATGTGGAACCATCGGCCTTTCTCACCCTATTAAG ATATTTATATTGCGATGAAATACAATTGGAACCTGATAACATTTTAGCCACTCTATATGCCGCCAAAAAGTATATAGTTCCCCATTTGGCCCGAGCCTGTGTCAACTATTTAGAGGTTAAGTTAACGGCAAAAAACGCCTGTCTACTTCTCAGTCAATCACGTCTTTTCGAAGAGCCCGAACTGATGCAACGTTGCTGGGAAGTTATCGATGCTCAGGCCGAGATGGCCATTAAATCCGAGGACTTTGTCGACATCGACCTCAAGACATTCGAATCGATTTTATGGCGCGAAACTCTGAACTGCAAAGAGATTCACTTGTTCGAGGCTGGCCTAAATTGGGCTCAAAACTGTTGCCAAAAGATGTCTATTGAGTGCAATCCGCAAAATATGCGTAAAGTTTTGGGACAGGCACTGCATTTAATACGCATTCCCACCATGTCATTGGACGAGTTTGCCAATGGTGTGGCCCAGACGGGCATTTTAACCTCCCAGGAGACAATAGATATGTTTTTGCATTTTACGGCAAAGATCAAGCCATCGCTGAATTATCCCACTAAGCCAAGGGCTGGTCTGAAGACGCAAGTTTGTCATCGTTTTCAATCGTGCGCCTATCGATCGAATCAATGGCGTTACCGTGGACGTTGTGATAGTATACAATTTTCTGTGGATCGAAG AATCTTCATTGTTGGCTTTGGCCTGTATGGCTCTTCAACTGGTGCTGCAACATACAATGTTAAAATCGAACTCAAACGTTTGGGTCGTACACTGGCCGAAAACGATACCAAATTCTTTTCCGATGGTTCCTCCAACACCTTTCATGTGTTCTTTGAAAATCCTATACAAATTGAACCTGAATGCTATTACACAGCCTCGGTTATATTGGATGGCATAGAATTGTCATTCTTCGGCCAAGAGGGTATGTCCGAAGTATGCATGGGCAATGTAACCTTTCAATTCCAATGCTCATCGGAAAGTACAAATGGTACTGGTGTACAGGGTGGACAAATACCCGAATTGATATTCTATGGACCAACGGCGGTGACATCACCCATGCAATCGATGTGTGCCAGTCCCATAGGAGAATTAGAGGCTGCTGCCGCAGGCCTATTGATAACAGGCAATTCGGGGGCAAATGGTGGACGTGGTGAAacaggtggtggtggtggtggtggaaatTCGGGTCAAAGCCGAAGTAATCGTAATTCTAGTGAACTGACAGCAAATTGTGATGAAATCTTAGGAGCAAGTTCTAGTGCAGAAGGGGGACCTTCTACAAATTAG